In Streptomyces sp. NBC_00414, a single window of DNA contains:
- a CDS encoding winged helix-turn-helix transcriptional regulator, protein MDLTERPDLAYDVFSKACPSRGTLEHVTGRWGALTLGALAALPEGSLRFNELRRRVDGVSEKMLSQTLHALERDGLVHREAQPTNPPRVDYELTPLGREVAGRLLALIHFVEGRMDEVLGARERYDTTRGGR, encoded by the coding sequence GTGGACCTCACCGAGCGGCCTGACCTCGCGTACGACGTGTTCTCCAAGGCGTGCCCGTCCAGAGGCACCCTTGAGCACGTCACGGGACGCTGGGGCGCGCTCACACTGGGGGCGCTGGCAGCACTGCCCGAGGGATCACTCCGCTTCAACGAACTGCGCCGGCGCGTCGACGGCGTGAGCGAGAAGATGCTCTCCCAGACCCTGCACGCGCTGGAGCGCGACGGGCTGGTGCACCGCGAGGCACAGCCGACGAACCCGCCGCGGGTGGACTACGAGCTGACGCCACTGGGCCGCGAGGTCGCCGGACGGCTGCTGGCCCTCATCCACTTCGTGGAGGGGCGCATGGACGAGGTACTGGGGGCGCGCGAGCGCTACGACACCACGCGCGGCGGACGCTGA
- the smc gene encoding chromosome segregation protein SMC — protein MHLKALTLRGFKSFASATTLRFEPGITCVVGPNGSGKSNVVDALSWVMGEQGAKSLRGGKMEDVIFAGTTGRPPLGRAEVSLTIDNSDGALPIEYAEVTITRIMFRNGGSEYQINGDTCRLLDIQELLSDSGIGREMHVIVGQGQLDSVLHADPMGRRAFIEEAAGVLKHRKRKEKALRKLDAMQANLARVQDLTDELRRQLKPLGRQAAVARRAAVIQADLRDARLRLLADDLVRLRGALQAEVADEAALKERKEAAEAELKKALQREATLEDEVRRLAPRLQRAQQTWYELSQLAERVRGTVSLADARVKSATAQPPDERRGRDPEDMEREAARVREQEAELEAALEAAEHALEDTVAHRADLERELAVEERRLKDVARAIADRREGLARLSGQVNAARSRAASAQSEIDRLAAARDEAQDRAATAQEEYEQLKAEVEGLDAGDEELAAQHEAARSSLADAESALTGAREAATAAERRRAATQARRDALALGLRRKDGTGALLAAKDRLSGLLGPAAELLSVTPGHEVALAAAFGAAADAIAVTTPASAADAIRLLRKQDAGRAALLLAGGDSDGSGSVPEPADPAGPADISGGRPQPPPANPPYAADLVRAPSELMPAVRRLLRGIVVVGTLEDAEDLVYARPELTAVTAEGDLLGAHFAQGGSAGAPSLLEVQASVDEAAAELEELGLLCEELSEAQQRATELRRERAALVEELGERRRAGERERSQVAQHLGRLAGQARGAAGEAERGTAAAARSQEALDRAVEEAQELAERLVVAEEMPVEEEPDTSVRDRLAADGANARQTEMEARLQVRTHEERVKGLAGRADSLDRAARAEREARARAEQRRARLRHEAAVAEAVASGARQLLAHVEVSLGRADEERTAAESAKARREQDLVVARNQGRDLKGELDKLTDSVHRGEVLGAEKRLRIEQLEAKALEELGVEPAGLVADFGPTQLVPPSLPAEGEELPDDPEHPRNQPRPFHRSEQEKRLKAAERAYQQLGKVNPLALEEFAALEERHKFLSEQLEDLKKTRIDLLQVVKEVDERVEQVFTEAFRDTAREFEGVFGRLFPGGDGRLILTDPDNMLTTGVDVEARPPGKKVKRLSLLSGGERSLTAVAMLVAIFKARPSPFYVMDEVEAALDDTNLQRLIGIMRELQEASQLIVITHQKRTMEVADALYGVSMQGDGVSKVISQRLR, from the coding sequence GTGCACCTCAAGGCCCTGACCCTGCGCGGGTTCAAATCGTTCGCCTCGGCCACCACGCTGCGGTTCGAGCCGGGTATCACCTGCGTCGTGGGGCCCAACGGCTCCGGCAAGTCCAACGTCGTGGACGCCCTCAGCTGGGTCATGGGGGAGCAGGGCGCCAAGTCGCTGCGCGGCGGCAAGATGGAGGACGTCATCTTCGCCGGCACCACCGGGCGGCCCCCGCTGGGCCGCGCGGAGGTCTCGCTGACGATCGACAACTCCGACGGCGCCCTGCCCATCGAGTACGCCGAGGTCACCATCACGCGGATCATGTTCCGCAACGGCGGCAGCGAGTACCAGATCAACGGCGATACATGCCGATTGCTGGACATTCAGGAGCTGTTGTCCGACTCCGGCATCGGCCGTGAGATGCATGTCATCGTCGGGCAGGGCCAGCTCGACTCCGTCCTGCACGCCGATCCGATGGGCCGCCGCGCCTTCATCGAGGAGGCCGCGGGCGTCCTCAAGCACCGCAAGCGCAAGGAGAAGGCGCTGCGGAAGCTGGACGCGATGCAGGCCAACCTCGCGCGTGTGCAGGACCTCACGGACGAGCTGCGGCGGCAGCTGAAGCCGCTCGGCCGGCAGGCCGCCGTCGCGCGCCGGGCCGCCGTCATCCAGGCCGACCTGCGGGACGCCCGTCTGCGGCTGCTCGCCGACGATCTCGTACGCCTGAGGGGGGCGCTCCAGGCCGAGGTCGCGGACGAGGCCGCGCTCAAGGAGCGCAAGGAGGCCGCCGAGGCCGAGCTGAAGAAGGCCCTCCAGCGGGAGGCGACGCTGGAGGACGAGGTGCGGCGGCTCGCCCCGCGGCTGCAGCGGGCCCAGCAGACCTGGTACGAGCTGTCGCAGCTGGCCGAGCGGGTGCGCGGCACGGTCTCGCTGGCCGACGCCCGGGTGAAGAGCGCCACCGCCCAGCCGCCGGACGAGCGGCGCGGACGCGACCCCGAGGACATGGAGCGCGAGGCCGCGCGGGTGCGTGAGCAGGAGGCCGAGCTCGAAGCGGCTCTGGAGGCGGCCGAGCACGCCCTGGAGGACACGGTCGCCCACCGGGCCGACCTGGAGCGTGAACTGGCGGTGGAGGAGCGCCGGCTGAAGGACGTGGCCCGCGCCATCGCCGACCGCCGGGAGGGCCTGGCCCGGCTGAGCGGCCAGGTCAACGCGGCCCGCTCGCGGGCGGCCTCCGCCCAGTCCGAGATCGACCGGCTCGCCGCCGCCCGCGACGAGGCGCAGGACCGCGCGGCCACCGCCCAGGAGGAGTACGAGCAGCTCAAGGCGGAGGTCGAGGGACTGGACGCGGGTGACGAGGAACTCGCCGCACAGCACGAGGCGGCCAGGAGCTCCCTCGCCGACGCCGAGTCCGCGCTGACCGGGGCCCGCGAGGCGGCCACCGCGGCCGAACGCAGGCGCGCGGCCACCCAGGCCCGGCGCGACGCCCTGGCCCTGGGCCTGCGCCGCAAGGACGGCACCGGGGCGCTGCTCGCGGCGAAGGACCGGCTGTCGGGCCTGCTCGGCCCCGCCGCCGAACTGCTCTCCGTCACACCGGGCCACGAGGTCGCGCTGGCCGCCGCCTTCGGCGCTGCGGCGGACGCGATCGCGGTGACCACGCCCGCCTCGGCCGCTGACGCCATCCGCCTGCTCCGCAAGCAGGACGCGGGCCGGGCGGCGCTGCTGCTCGCGGGAGGGGACAGTGACGGGAGCGGGTCGGTCCCGGAACCGGCCGACCCAGCTGGTCCTGCCGACATCTCCGGTGGCCGCCCCCAGCCGCCCCCCGCCAACCCCCCGTACGCAGCCGATCTCGTGCGTGCGCCCTCCGAGCTGATGCCTGCCGTGCGGCGGCTGCTTCGGGGCATCGTCGTCGTCGGGACCCTGGAGGACGCCGAGGACCTGGTCTACGCGCGGCCCGAGCTGACCGCCGTGACCGCCGAGGGGGACCTGCTGGGGGCGCACTTCGCGCAGGGCGGTTCCGCCGGGGCGCCCAGTCTGCTCGAAGTGCAGGCGTCGGTCGACGAGGCGGCGGCCGAGCTCGAAGAACTGGGCTTGCTGTGCGAGGAGTTGAGCGAGGCCCAGCAGCGCGCCACCGAGCTGCGCCGGGAGCGGGCCGCTCTCGTCGAGGAGCTGGGCGAGCGGCGGCGCGCGGGTGAGCGGGAGAGGTCCCAGGTCGCGCAGCACCTCGGACGGCTGGCCGGGCAGGCGCGGGGCGCCGCCGGCGAGGCCGAGCGCGGCACCGCAGCGGCGGCGCGTTCGCAGGAAGCCCTCGACCGGGCCGTGGAGGAGGCTCAGGAGCTGGCCGAACGGCTCGTCGTCGCCGAGGAGATGCCGGTCGAGGAGGAGCCCGACACCTCGGTACGGGACCGGCTCGCGGCCGACGGGGCCAACGCGCGGCAGACCGAGATGGAGGCCCGGCTCCAGGTGCGTACGCACGAGGAGCGGGTCAAGGGGCTTGCCGGGCGGGCCGATTCGCTCGACCGGGCCGCGCGCGCCGAACGCGAGGCCCGGGCCCGCGCCGAGCAGCGCCGGGCGCGGCTGCGGCACGAGGCCGCGGTCGCCGAGGCCGTCGCCTCCGGCGCGCGGCAGCTGCTCGCCCACGTCGAGGTCTCCCTCGGCCGGGCGGACGAGGAGCGGACGGCCGCGGAGAGCGCCAAGGCGCGGCGCGAGCAGGATCTCGTCGTCGCCCGCAACCAGGGCCGCGACCTCAAGGGCGAGCTCGACAAGCTCACGGACTCGGTGCACCGCGGTGAGGTGCTCGGGGCCGAGAAGCGGCTGCGGATCGAGCAGTTGGAGGCGAAGGCGCTGGAGGAGCTGGGCGTCGAACCGGCGGGGCTGGTCGCGGACTTCGGGCCCACCCAGCTCGTCCCGCCGTCGCTGCCCGCCGAGGGGGAGGAGCTGCCGGACGACCCGGAGCATCCGCGCAACCAGCCGCGCCCCTTCCACCGGTCCGAGCAGGAGAAGCGGCTCAAGGCGGCCGAGCGCGCCTACCAGCAGCTCGGGAAGGTCAATCCGCTGGCGCTGGAGGAGTTCGCCGCGCTGGAGGAGCGCCACAAGTTCCTCAGCGAGCAGCTGGAGGACCTGAAGAAGACGCGTATCGATCTCCTTCAGGTGGTGAAGGAGGTCGACGAGCGGGTCGAGCAGGTCTTCACCGAGGCGTTCCGGGACACGGCGCGGGAGTTCGAAGGGGTCTTCGGGCGGCTGTTCCCGGGCGGCGACGGACGGCTGATCCTGACCGATCCCGACAACATGCTCACCACGGGTGTCGATGTGGAGGCACGGCCGCCGGGCAAGAAGGTCAAGCGGCTGTCGCTGCTGTCCGGCGGCGAGCGCTCGCTGACCGCCGTCGCGATGCTGGTGGCGATCTTCAAGGCGCGGCCCAGCCCGTTCTACGTGATGGACGAGGTCGAGGCGGCGCTCGACGACACCAACCTGCAGCGGCTGATCGGGATCATGCGCGAGCTGCAGGAGGCCTCGCAGCTGATCGTGATCACGCACCAGAAGCGGACGATGGAGGTCGCCGACGCGCTGTACGGCGTGTCCATGCAGGGCGACGGGGTGTCGAAGGTCATCAGCCAGCGACTGCGCTGA
- the ftsY gene encoding signal recognition particle-docking protein FtsY, with translation MEIVILAVVIAVVVIGALGGLVIGSRRRKQLPPPPPAAPDITAPPAEPHIGDEAETPRDEPRRTIEEVDLPDTSATAPVVVAPPIEVPEPTAGRLVRLRARLSRSQNALGKGLLTLLAREHLDEDTWEEIEDTLLTADVGVQPTQELVERLRERVKVLGTRTPEELRSLLREELLTLLVPDFDRTVHTESPLDTPGIVMVVGVNGTGKTTTTGKLARVLVADGKHVLLGAADTFRAAAADQLQTWGERVGARTVRGPEGGDPASIAFDAVKEGIQEGADVVLIDTAGRLHTKTGLMDELGKVKRVVEKHAPLDEVLLVLDATTGQNGLVQARVFAEVVNITGIVLTKLDGTAKGGIVIAVQRELGVPVKLIGLGEGADDLAPFEPEAFVDALIGE, from the coding sequence ATGGAAATCGTCATCCTTGCTGTAGTCATCGCCGTGGTCGTGATCGGCGCGCTCGGCGGGCTCGTCATCGGCAGCCGCAGGCGCAAGCAGCTGCCCCCGCCGCCCCCCGCCGCCCCCGACATCACGGCTCCGCCGGCCGAGCCGCACATCGGCGACGAGGCCGAGACGCCGCGCGACGAACCGCGCCGCACGATAGAGGAGGTGGATCTTCCGGACACCTCGGCGACCGCTCCGGTCGTCGTAGCACCCCCGATCGAGGTCCCGGAACCGACCGCGGGGCGCCTGGTACGCCTGCGCGCCCGGCTCTCCCGCTCACAGAACGCGCTCGGCAAGGGGCTCCTCACGCTCCTCGCACGCGAGCACCTCGACGAGGACACCTGGGAGGAGATCGAGGACACGCTGCTCACCGCAGACGTCGGCGTGCAGCCCACCCAGGAACTGGTCGAGCGGCTGCGCGAGCGCGTGAAGGTGCTCGGCACCCGGACGCCCGAGGAGCTGCGCAGCCTGCTGCGCGAGGAGCTGCTCACGCTACTGGTGCCCGACTTCGACCGCACGGTGCACACCGAGTCCCCGCTGGACACCCCCGGCATCGTGATGGTCGTCGGCGTCAACGGCACCGGCAAGACCACCACCACCGGCAAGCTCGCGCGCGTGCTCGTCGCCGACGGCAAGCACGTACTGCTGGGCGCGGCCGACACCTTCCGTGCCGCCGCCGCCGACCAGCTGCAGACCTGGGGCGAGCGCGTCGGGGCCCGCACCGTACGCGGGCCCGAGGGCGGCGACCCCGCCTCGATCGCCTTCGACGCGGTCAAGGAAGGCATCCAGGAGGGTGCCGACGTCGTGCTCATCGACACGGCGGGCCGGCTGCACACCAAGACCGGCCTCATGGACGAACTCGGCAAGGTCAAGCGCGTCGTCGAGAAGCACGCCCCGCTCGACGAGGTGCTGCTCGTCCTGGACGCCACCACCGGTCAGAACGGCCTGGTGCAGGCTCGCGTCTTCGCCGAGGTCGTCAACATCACCGGCATCGTCCTGACCAAGCTCGACGGCACGGCCAAGGGCGGCATC
- a CDS encoding CAP domain-containing protein, with product MGRHRRSAAGRAATGRATGVTDLYEPYTGGHAPDDASQYASLGDYATAGDHRTAGDYLTGGPYSTAGLYDSPGGIHETGDLYSKSDAYLFTEDETAGHPSGDYAPDRGPRRGGQRRRRKGATPVRTGLLGVSAAVAMGAVAVASGVIPGSDSLSIGGGADKVRAQDTPSDVETQGGTNGAADDRVDSGTSRDLERSPSPSVSPTKAPEKAAKKPSAKPSTKAPAAEESKTEKPATKAPVTKAPETTPSKAASAPSTAEAAVLSLVNDERAKAGCSPVTASSSLASLAEAFSEDMAARDFFDHTDPDGASPWDRAEKLGVANLGGENIARGQADAAAVMEAWMNSPGHRANILNCDFKTLGVGAHFASGGPWWTQDFGY from the coding sequence ATGGGACGCCACCGACGCTCCGCCGCCGGCCGCGCCGCCACAGGCCGCGCCACCGGGGTCACAGATTTGTACGAGCCGTACACGGGCGGCCACGCGCCGGACGACGCGAGCCAGTACGCGAGCCTGGGCGACTACGCCACCGCGGGCGACCACCGCACCGCCGGGGACTACCTGACCGGCGGCCCGTACTCGACCGCCGGTCTGTACGACTCGCCGGGCGGCATCCACGAGACGGGCGACCTCTACTCGAAGAGCGACGCCTACCTCTTCACGGAGGACGAGACCGCCGGCCACCCGTCGGGCGACTACGCACCCGACCGCGGTCCCCGGCGAGGGGGCCAGCGCCGCCGCAGGAAGGGCGCGACGCCCGTACGCACCGGTCTGCTCGGCGTCTCGGCCGCCGTCGCGATGGGCGCCGTAGCCGTCGCCTCCGGCGTGATACCCGGCAGCGACTCCCTCTCGATCGGCGGCGGCGCGGACAAGGTGCGCGCCCAGGACACCCCGAGCGACGTGGAGACGCAGGGCGGCACGAACGGCGCCGCGGACGACCGCGTGGACTCGGGCACGAGCCGCGACCTGGAACGCTCCCCCTCTCCGTCGGTCTCGCCGACGAAGGCCCCGGAGAAGGCCGCCAAGAAGCCTTCCGCGAAGCCGTCGACCAAGGCGCCGGCCGCCGAGGAGTCGAAGACGGAGAAGCCCGCCACGAAGGCCCCGGTGACGAAGGCTCCCGAGACGACACCGTCGAAGGCCGCGTCCGCACCGTCCACGGCCGAGGCGGCTGTCCTCTCGCTGGTCAACGACGAGCGGGCCAAGGCCGGCTGCAGCCCGGTGACCGCGTCCAGCTCGCTGGCCTCGCTGGCCGAGGCCTTCAGCGAGGACATGGCCGCCCGGGACTTCTTCGACCACACGGACCCGGACGGGGCCTCCCCCTGGGACCGCGCGGAGAAGCTCGGCGTAGCGAACCTCGGCGGAGAGAACATCGCCCGCGGCCAGGCCGACGCCGCCGCGGTGATGGAGGCCTGGATGAACAGCCCCGGCCACCGCGCGAACATCCTGAACTGCGACTTCAAGACCCTGGGCGTCGGCGCGCACTTCGCGTCCGGCGGCCCCTGGTGGACGCAGGACTTCGGCTACTAG
- a CDS encoding acylphosphatase → MNEHARLVAWVRGRVQGVGFRWYTRARALEIGGLSGFALNLEDGRVQVVAEGPREGCQGLLDWLVGDDTPGRVDGVTEIWDTPRGGYEGFAIR, encoded by the coding sequence ATGAATGAGCATGCGAGGCTGGTCGCCTGGGTACGCGGGCGCGTGCAAGGAGTGGGTTTCCGCTGGTACACGCGGGCCAGGGCCCTGGAGATCGGCGGCCTGAGTGGTTTTGCTCTCAATCTTGAGGACGGACGCGTCCAGGTGGTCGCCGAGGGCCCCCGGGAGGGGTGTCAGGGGTTGCTCGACTGGCTCGTGGGGGACGACACGCCGGGCCGGGTCGACGGAGTCACTGAGATCTGGGACACGCCCCGTGGTGGTTACGAGGGCTTCGCCATCCGCTGA
- a CDS encoding LLM class flavin-dependent oxidoreductase, producing MPVTVVRFNLVEPGATAASLSERYKAALEMAAYADDRGMTTVQTEEHHGAANNWLPSPFTFAGAVFGATRKIAVTVSAIIGPLHDPLRLAEDIAVLDLLSGGRLVTVAGIGYRPEEYALFDVDWKRRGALQDELLETLLKAWTGEDFEYRGRTVRVTPRPFSDPHPLLLVGGSSKAAARRAARLGLPFFPSAHLPDLEAYYKERLVEYGTQGWTMMPAAVTPLLHLAEDPDRVWAEHGEHFLHEARTYASWQSSDIRSAVKSAATTVEELRAEGVYRIVTPEECLAQGLDSYVLHPLSGGMSVDEGWRSMHLFCENVLPRLKAL from the coding sequence ATGCCCGTAACGGTCGTACGTTTCAACCTCGTCGAACCCGGCGCCACGGCGGCCTCGCTCAGTGAGCGCTACAAGGCCGCGCTGGAGATGGCCGCTTACGCCGACGACCGCGGCATGACCACCGTGCAGACCGAGGAGCACCACGGCGCCGCCAACAACTGGCTGCCCTCGCCGTTCACCTTCGCGGGCGCGGTCTTCGGCGCGACCCGGAAGATCGCCGTCACGGTCTCGGCGATCATCGGCCCGCTGCACGATCCGCTGCGCCTGGCCGAGGACATCGCCGTGCTCGACCTCCTCAGCGGCGGCCGGCTCGTCACGGTGGCGGGCATCGGCTACCGCCCCGAGGAGTACGCGCTCTTCGACGTGGACTGGAAGCGGCGCGGCGCCCTCCAGGACGAGCTCCTGGAGACCCTGCTGAAGGCGTGGACCGGCGAGGACTTCGAGTACCGCGGCCGTACCGTACGGGTCACTCCCCGGCCGTTCTCGGATCCGCACCCGCTGCTGCTGGTGGGCGGCTCCTCCAAAGCGGCGGCCCGGCGCGCGGCGCGGCTCGGGCTGCCGTTCTTCCCCAGCGCGCATCTGCCGGACCTTGAGGCCTACTACAAGGAGCGGCTCGTCGAGTACGGCACCCAGGGCTGGACCATGATGCCCGCGGCGGTGACCCCGCTGCTGCACCTCGCCGAGGACCCGGACCGCGTCTGGGCCGAACACGGCGAGCACTTCCTGCACGAGGCGCGGACGTACGCCTCCTGGCAGTCCTCCGACATCCGCTCGGCGGTGAAGTCGGCGGCCACGACGGTGGAGGAGCTGCGCGCCGAGGGTGTCTACCGGATCGTGACGCCGGAGGAGTGTCTGGCGCAGGGCCTCGACAGCTATGTACTGCATCCGCTGTCCGGCGGGATGTCCGTCGACGAGGGGTGGCGCAGCATGCATCTGTTCTGCGAAAACGTGCTGCCCCGGCTCAAGGCCCTGTAG
- a CDS encoding sugar porter family MFS transporter, with amino-acid sequence MTSTAQPPQSGARGAHPEHLGHVIFIAAAAAMGGFLFGYDSAVINGAVEAIRDRYEVGSAALAQVIAIALIGCAIGAATAGRIADRIGRIRCMQISAVLFTVSAVGSALPFALYDLAFWRVIGGFAIGMASVIGPAYIAEVSPAAYRGRLGSFQQAAIVIGIAISQLVNWGILNAADGDQRGKVMGLEAWQVMLGVMVIPAVIYGLLSFAIPESPRFLISASRDERAREVLREVEGDIDLDARVAEIEHAMKSEHKSTFKDLLGGTFFFKPIVWIGIGLSVFQQFVGINVAFYYSSTLWQSVGVDPTDSFLYSFTTSIINIIGTVIAMIFVDRIGRRPLALIGSVGMVIGLGLEAWAFSYDLVDGKLPATQGWVALIAAHVFVLFFALSWGVVVWVFLGEMFPNKLRAAALGVAAAAQWIANWAITASFPSLADWNLSMTYVIYTVFAALSIPFVLKFVKETKGKTLEEMG; translated from the coding sequence GTGACCAGCACAGCGCAGCCACCCCAGTCCGGAGCCCGAGGGGCTCATCCCGAGCATCTCGGGCATGTCATCTTCATCGCGGCGGCGGCCGCGATGGGCGGTTTCCTTTTCGGTTACGACAGTGCCGTGATCAATGGTGCGGTCGAGGCCATCCGTGACCGGTACGAGGTCGGCTCGGCGGCGCTGGCCCAGGTCATCGCGATCGCGTTGATCGGCTGTGCGATCGGTGCCGCGACCGCGGGCCGGATCGCGGACCGTATCGGGCGGATCCGCTGCATGCAGATCTCGGCCGTGCTGTTCACCGTCAGCGCGGTGGGTTCCGCTCTGCCTTTCGCCCTGTACGACCTGGCGTTCTGGCGGGTCATCGGCGGGTTCGCGATCGGTATGGCCTCGGTCATCGGCCCGGCCTACATCGCCGAGGTGTCCCCGGCCGCCTACCGCGGGCGGCTCGGCTCGTTCCAGCAGGCCGCGATCGTCATCGGCATCGCGATCTCGCAGCTGGTCAACTGGGGCATCCTCAACGCCGCGGACGGCGACCAGCGCGGCAAGGTCATGGGCCTGGAGGCCTGGCAGGTCATGCTCGGTGTGATGGTGATCCCGGCTGTCATCTACGGGCTGCTGTCCTTCGCGATCCCCGAGTCGCCGCGTTTCCTGATCTCCGCGAGCCGGGACGAGCGGGCCCGTGAGGTGCTGCGGGAGGTGGAGGGCGACATCGACCTGGACGCCCGCGTCGCCGAGATCGAGCACGCGATGAAGAGCGAGCACAAGTCCACCTTCAAGGACCTCCTGGGCGGCACCTTCTTCTTCAAGCCGATCGTCTGGATCGGTATCGGGCTGTCGGTGTTCCAGCAGTTCGTCGGCATCAACGTCGCGTTCTACTACTCCTCGACGCTGTGGCAGTCGGTGGGCGTGGACCCGACGGACTCGTTCCTGTACTCGTTCACCACGTCGATCATCAACATCATCGGCACCGTGATCGCCATGATCTTCGTCGACCGGATCGGGCGCCGGCCGCTCGCGCTCATCGGTTCCGTGGGCATGGTCATCGGGCTCGGTCTGGAGGCCTGGGCGTTCTCCTACGACCTCGTCGACGGCAAGCTGCCCGCCACCCAGGGCTGGGTCGCGCTGATCGCCGCCCATGTGTTCGTGCTCTTCTTCGCCCTCTCGTGGGGTGTCGTGGTGTGGGTCTTCCTCGGTGAGATGTTCCCGAACAAGCTCCGGGCCGCCGCGCTGGGTGTCGCCGCCGCCGCGCAGTGGATCGCCAACTGGGCCATCACCGCGAGCTTCCCGTCACTGGCCGACTGGAACCTCTCCATGACCTACGTGATCTACACGGTCTTCGCCGCGCTCTCCATCCCGTTCGTGCTCAAGTTCGTCAAGGAGACGAAGGGCAAGACCCTGGAGGAGATGGGCTGA
- a CDS encoding cytosine permease has translation MSPTPHDGTLETRGLETRGIEPVPEAERTARTRELFPTWVAANISVLLLTMGASLVVSYGLNLWQALVVATVAPVVSYGLVGLIGIAGKRGGAPGMMLSRAVFGQRGNLLPGSLIWVARWGWETINAVTGAYALLTVLDILFGVRGNTLLTIVTLLLFVITTFAISGLGINAVRTCNKYASYLFGGFSVLVLGHLLVDTDWSRVLGQGAGPTSLMVTGVGLLAAGGISWAPSSPDFTRYLPRTASSKAIVGTSVGGAGIVVLPMVLMGAVMAVSTPDLASAADPVSFLGEILPLWIAVPYLLIALIGMLLINAMSMYSAGFTAQTLGFRMPRHWAVSVNAVISLVLGGVLMLAATGFMGSFIAFLSMLAVAFSAWVGVFGADMLRRREYDAKALLDTTRTSAYWYRGGFAPAAVAAWAAGLAAGLLFTTSDWFTGPLASGNPVGENGLGWVATTVVSFALYALLPKPAVAVPAPEPVGEPAPLAV, from the coding sequence ATGAGCCCCACCCCGCACGACGGCACCCTGGAAACGCGTGGTCTGGAAACGCGTGGCATCGAACCCGTGCCGGAGGCGGAGCGCACCGCCCGCACCCGCGAGCTCTTCCCCACCTGGGTCGCCGCCAACATCAGCGTGCTGCTCCTCACGATGGGTGCCAGCCTCGTCGTCTCGTACGGGCTGAACCTCTGGCAGGCGCTGGTGGTGGCCACGGTGGCGCCCGTCGTGTCGTACGGGCTGGTGGGGCTGATCGGGATCGCCGGGAAGCGGGGCGGCGCGCCCGGCATGATGCTCTCCCGGGCGGTCTTCGGCCAGCGCGGCAATCTGCTGCCGGGCTCGCTCATCTGGGTCGCCCGCTGGGGCTGGGAGACGATCAACGCGGTGACCGGCGCCTACGCCCTGCTCACCGTGCTCGACATCCTCTTCGGCGTCCGCGGCAACACGCTCCTGACCATCGTGACGCTGCTGCTCTTCGTGATCACCACCTTCGCGATCTCGGGGCTCGGCATCAACGCCGTACGGACGTGCAACAAGTACGCGAGCTACCTTTTCGGCGGCTTCTCCGTCCTCGTCCTCGGACATCTGCTCGTGGACACCGACTGGAGCAGGGTCCTCGGGCAGGGCGCGGGGCCGACGTCCCTGATGGTCACGGGGGTCGGGCTGCTCGCTGCGGGCGGCATCAGCTGGGCGCCCTCCTCCCCCGACTTCACCCGCTACCTCCCGCGCACGGCCTCCTCGAAGGCGATCGTCGGGACGTCCGTGGGCGGCGCCGGCATCGTCGTACTGCCGATGGTCCTGATGGGTGCGGTCATGGCGGTCTCCACGCCCGACCTGGCCTCGGCCGCCGACCCGGTGTCGTTCCTCGGCGAGATCCTGCCGCTGTGGATCGCGGTCCCGTACCTGCTGATCGCCCTGATCGGGATGCTCCTGATCAACGCGATGTCGATGTACTCGGCGGGCTTCACCGCGCAGACCCTCGGCTTCCGGATGCCGCGGCACTGGGCGGTCTCGGTCAACGCCGTGATCTCGCTGGTCCTCGGCGGTGTCCTGATGCTCGCCGCCACCGGCTTCATGGGGTCGTTCATCGCGTTCCTGTCGATGCTCGCGGTCGCGTTCTCGGCCTGGGTCGGCGTCTTCGGCGCGGACATGCTGCGCCGCCGGGAGTACGACGCGAAGGCGCTGCTCGACACCACCCGCACCAGCGCCTACTGGTACCGGGGCGGCTTCGCCCCGGCCGCGGTGGCCGCCTGGGCGGCGGGTCTGGCCGCCGGGCTCCTCTTCACCACGTCCGACTGGTTCACCGGACCGCTGGCCTCGGGCAATCCGGTCGGCGAGAACGGCCTGGGCTGGGTGGCCACGACCGTCGTGTCCTTCGCGCTGTACGCCCTGCTGCCCAAGCCCGCGGTGGCCGTACCCGCACCGGAGCCCGTCGGGGAGCCCGCCCCTCTGGCCGTCTGA